tttgttcATACATCGTATGATTCTATATTTTAACcagtttaaaaacatttaactaaacttttgtctttttcaaggtggatttttctttttatccgtCTTCTCTGAGTTATCATTACAATTAAACTTTTCCCTTACATTAACAGGTAACGGGTGACACCACGTTTTTTGAGTTTCTGGTTTTAGATCAGATCATTTGACATGTTCAGGCATAACAAAGGTAAAGAAATCACTTTTATTTCCTGATTCCTCAgttgtttttgtaaatatttattcattgaATTTTAAGGagcaaaattttatttttaaaaggagGATGTCAACCTCATCCAGTGCCAGGAGGATGTCCACCAGGCCCTGCCCCACCACCTTCATGTCCACCTCAGCCTGGTCCATTTGGATGCTGTCCAGTGACCTCACCTTGTGGAGAATCTGGAGGTCATGGCCACGTGGTAGGACCCGGCTGCGGATCTACTCATGGACATGGTGATGGGCATGGTCATGGCCACGGTCATGGACACCACGGTCATGGACACCACGGTCATGACCATGGACATCATGGTCATGACCATGGACATCATGGTCACGGGCATGGCCATGGACATCATGGTCACGGGCATGGCCATGGACATCATGGTCACCACCACAAGCATAAACATGGCCACAAGCATGGTCATTGCcacaagaaaggaaaaaagtgtcatGGGGTAAGATATGATTATTTATGCAACAATGTACATTTTGCTATGCTATTAGATCTGCTTTATATTTTCTTTAGTTTCTGTAATAAAAAATACTCAACAATATTAGAGGGAGAACCAAAAGACAGTCCAAAGATcacctatgagcagcacttgaTGAGAGTAAGTTTTGTTCTAAGGGGAAGAGACCTCGGGCAGAGTCCCTGTAGCTGCATGTGCCTTCATTTATAATACCAGTGTCAAACCTATGAGTAACTTAATAGGTTTGCTCAAATTCATGATCACACACAGATTTTGACACAAATCTGCGGCTTCCCGGAGCTCCACACAACCTAAGacttattgttttggttttcatgaCTAGTGCTTTAGAGTAAAGGTTATTAAAGCCAGTGTCCCAGCTGTGAACATTTGGGAAGGGAAAGGCTACGAACAGGGTAGAATTCAGGAGTGCAGCACTGCACTACTGAATAGCAGTTCAAACAGAGGTGAGGTATGATGACACTAGCAAGTTTGCGCAATCCTTCCTGAAAACCGATTTTCAGTGAAGCATTTTATCCAAGTGTAACTCACCAAGTATCGACTTTCAACACTGATGTTTTTATAACTTGCTCAGTCTTGTCTGAATTTGTCACAGTTGGTCACACTGAGCCAACAACCTTGATGATCTGATGCCATCACTTTTACAGTAACTCAGAATGGAGGATATAAAACTGAGATTAAATCAGTGTGCTAGATACTTTCAGAGTATTTAAAATATCTTGTGTTTATCCCTCCTGCAgtcctccagcagctcctgCAGCAGTGACTCTGACTAGAAGACTTCTCCATGAAACACATTCCACCTGGAAATCTTCGTGACACATtacaaaaatcatttttatgatgtAAAAATCTTGTGTTTACTCAAATATAAACCTGTTTTTGGCCCAAGAAATGCAAACACACTTTTAGATCATGTAAAACACACAGTGAGCCTATAATGGTGACTTTGTATCTATCTCTGTGGtaataaatttgaatttgagaacaaagatgtatttattttctttatggcCTCTTTCTCACTTTTATGTGTGTCCTGTTATAGTGGTGGGTACTCATATTAAACATGATCCCTGTGCAGCCCCTGCTGGCCTAGTGGTGCATGAGTCTTTGTGTGCTGCATAGGCTTAACTACTGTTTATCTATACTTGAGAAGGTGCAACTAAAATCAGTGTGCAGCTGTGTTAGGAGGACCACTCCTAGATTAGCTTAGGTTATTAGGCTATTTGATTAAGATCTGCTGACTGTGGATGCCATTGAAGCACAGAGAACTCATTGTCATGcttaagaaaccagtttgagagtATAGGGGTTTTGTCATGTGGTGTGTTAACATGGTGGAAGAAGGTGGGCActctgtggtcataaagggatggcaTCAAAGCTCCGGCAggttgtggtgtttaaatgatgctcagctgGTAGTAGAGCCTCTGGCTCTTTTACAGCAGTCAACGTGCTGACGTGAAGCAgactttaaataaatgtaacaagCAGAGGGTTGTTCCTAACAGTATCTGAGTTAAATTATGATCATTcaagtgttttttgtattatactAAATCAATCTTAAAAACAGTCAGTCCCCACATTTGTGCCACTTTATATTTGACCTCAGCTGTTCTGCTTCCTCTCTGTGCCTTATCTTTATTTACTCAGGGCAGGTTGGACCTTTGTTCAGTGCTGTTTTTCTCCTAACTGTTACACACCCTGCAGCTCCCAGTACAGTCactttaattcagttttttatCACAGTTTATGGTTTCTTTTGTGCCATTTAATCTGTGTACTGCATCCTGTGGATGGAAACTTTGTGTCTTAATTCCAATGGGTGGTGCATTTTTTATATCTGATTACAACAAAAAGTGTGCTCAGTGCACAAGTGAGATTAATTTCGCCTTAAGCCTGGAAATATTAATTTCTGTGAGAAAAGAATCATCTTACGTATGAGTTTAGATTTCAGGGAAATGCAGCAGACATGTCTCTCCCAATATTACATGTATTTGTACTTTCTACCCCCAAATGACACGATGAAAGAAGTCAAGGACTACTTCTGAATTGCAACGTGGTGCTTTATTTTCATGATTAAGAAATTTCCATCACAAACCAGTGCAGAATTCAGCAGAAATGTAACGTGTCTCCTTCAATAATAATATGAAACCTGCACCGATGCGCCTGTGTGTTGACTGTGCATAACGTCTGTGCAGATGCTCAGCTTTATAAGCATCAACAGGTGACACCAAGTATTCAAAAGTTTTGCAGGACTGcaaacgattaaaaaaaaaactctaacCACAGGGCAAAATAGATCATGTGGGTCTGTGGGTGTGCACTCTTATAAAATCTAGTTTGCTGACTGTATATTAatgattgtacacacacacccatgtaggtcataaaacagaaaatagtcTGATAGGAGTTCAGACTCAGCCCCTGCTTCAGGTTCAGCTGCACataaaaagcagcagcaggtgaCGTCTGCATCTGCAGATCTGGTCTCAGCACTCGGTATGTTCACCTGTGATGCACCTGTGATACACCTGTGATACTCTTGTCTTTGTGTTCATTaaagattttaatttaaaatctgtgtttttattcttcAGGACCTGCAGTTTCTCCTGGTAACGCAGCAAAATGTACGGACACAACCAAGGTAAACACGACTCTTTTAGATCGCCCCCTCAATCATCACCTTGAACTTACAGCTGATTCctcatttctccttttttttaggCCCACCTGGTTACCCGAACTATCCTCCGCAGGGGGGTTGCCCTCCGCAGGGGGGTTACCCTCCACAGGGGGGTTACCCTCCACAGGGTTATCCTCCAGGGACTGTCCCACCAACCTGTCCTCCTCAGCACCATGGGCCACATGGAGGACACGGACATGGGCACGGACCTGGTTCTGGTTGTTGTCAAGGCCAAGGATCCTGCCAAGGGCACGGGCACGGACATGGGCATGGACACGGACATGGACATGGACATGGACACAAGGACAAgaaaaaggacaagaaaaaggacaaacatAAGCACAAGCACGGTCACAAGCATGGCCACTGTCACAAGAAAGGAAAGGACAGCCACGGGGTAAGACTGATTGCACCGAACCACAAATTCAAAGTGTGACATATAACATAAGAAATTTGTACAACACAACCAAATTGTGGACTTGCAActcacaggaaaacacagaaatgtatttttcatagTGCTTTTGCAAAACTTGCAATACCTGCATGACAGCCTTTTTTAAATGCTAGATAAACTTTGACAAACTGAGCTTCTCGTGAGTTTTGATGAATAACACGACTCATGTTCTCTGTTGTAGTCTTCCAGCAGCTCCTGCAGCAGCGACTCCGACTAGATGGAAAAAACCCGGAAACCTTCATGCTCCTGTCTCATCATTTTGAGCTTTGACACagttttgcttaaaaaaaaaaatcagtccaGCTTTTgtcagaaaataataataatctaaaCTTTGATAGATACCAAATGAATCATCTGTCAAGTTACTTTAGATCATTGTGAGCTTTAACAAGCattatttttatccagtgtTTGTCAGCAAAGAAATAAAAGTGATTTCAGTGCAtggtcagtttttttttaaaaattaatctcACCCTGTCTTGTTTTTATACAATATCCCGTatccctttgtttttttttattggttttgtTTGACCATATAACCAAACTTTATTTACCCAGGTGACTGAACTGATTTGATCAGCCACACCTTGCTCACAGCGGTGTTCCACACCCTGAAACTTCCACTGTTGTGATTCTTATCTCATGATAGCTAGCCGTTTACATGGAAAAGTTCAGACCTGCTGCCTCTTGTTTTTGCATGTAGAAATGTTACTGAAAGGTGCACACTCACTCTGTGGTGAAGATAAATTCATTCTTTATTTAAGCAGAAAAACTgcttaatgtaaatataatttgaagtttaacacaaaaaatattagcagaaaaaaaactaaattgaTTCCACTTCAATgtgcttattttttttcttgttgcaaAGATAACTGTGTGTACAGTACACCTAGGGGTACTTTGATatttaaatcatatttttaaagttgttcATATAGTTGGTTTGCAACAATATGTCTTTAAAGGAGCCTCAGTAGATAAAACTCAAGCCAATACTAGGAATACTTTATCTCTATCCTCAAAGTTCAATATGTTTCCCACGACAGCGTTGCTCTGAGTGCTCACAGGTTAATAATTAAGGATTTATTATGTCTGGAAAATATACTCAGACTTGTGGGTTTTACTGTGCTTTCTTATGAATAAGGGGCTGACCAATTTtagcttttgtttattttattttattaaattcaCTTGTGTATTGTTGATGGGTTATAATGCGGAAATGTTggtttaaacaaacaaataatgagTATTTATTTGGTGTTAAGCAAAAAAATCTATGAAGCAGGAATGCAAAGACTCAAAACAGGGAAACCAACAGTGATCTGGTGAAGAGCAACAGGTAGGCCAGACTACATGGACACAGGGAGTGAAATACACAGTAAACAACTGATAACAAcaggagggaggagggaaaaGGAATCTAGATGCCAAAAAACACCAAATGTTTGgcataaaacagcaaataaccAAACAGCAACTGACACTAAAGAGTTAGAGACAGGAAAGCTCAACATAACTAGAGTGGTAATAAAATCAAAACCAGAGCCAGAAACAAAACCCTGGAACTACAACACATGATATCAGACATGAAAAAATTCACTTAGCTTGTTTAAAGCACACAAAAGCAGACAAAGAGGCAGATTATTGGGTTCCAGCAAAGGAGAGGCAGGTATTACTCACAAAAAATACTTACTTACTTGTGCAAACCCAGCACTTTTGGACAAAGTGACTTTATTAATAAAGAGACCTCATTGATGCGTACGGAAGCGTAgtacggaagcgtagagctgccacccaggcaaaagaaaaatacaagtgtatcacgttataacgtgaaaggtttattgttctaacaagacacttttcctgtttgtacaatatacttttcatgtttgaacaacataatatcacgttattacaatatacataattatcacgttcgtacaatatattgtaaacatgaaaagtatattgtacaaacaggaaaagtgtcttgttagaacaataaacctttcacgttataacgtgatacacttgtatttttcttttgcctgggtggcagctctacgcttccgtacATTCCAGCTGTGGAGAGACTAGCACATCTGTATTTCTTTACTAAAATGTTCTctgcgttttgttttttatgccaCGTGTTTCTCTTAATCTGGGCCTTTGAgtctgtaataaatatgtgtgtCGTCTTCACTCGCCAGCAGGTGGCGGTGTGGCACAAATACACCGCGGAGAGACGCTCTGGCGTCACCGACACCCACCAATCAGCGGGAGCTCATCCCCGCTTCCAGGAAGTAAACGTTGAAACTCGAGGCTGTAGAGGTTCTGCTATTGACCCCGCGGCACAGGTCAAAAATCATCATGTCCCTGACGGTCCTGACGTCTGCGTACAGGTACGAGCCTCACCTGGGAGGTGCAACCGGCTTGTTTTTCCTCTGGCACATTTAAATGACCGTCTCTGCTCATAAACGAGCTATGGACGGCACAAGTAGATACACTAAAGTGACCCAGCAGGTTTGTTCACCAATATAAGGCTGTCAGCTGATTTCCTGCACTCACCTGCTAGGACTGGTTGTGTGTTTGTAGCCGGGGTATCTGCTACCCCGCGGTGTAAGTTGAACCAGTTAATTCAGATCTGCTTATTAACCGTCATCAATGCTCCGTGTGTTTGCTGTTTCCTCCAGACTGAGGTCCCTCT
This window of the Maylandia zebra isolate NMK-2024a linkage group LG16, Mzebra_GT3a, whole genome shotgun sequence genome carries:
- the LOC143412936 gene encoding uncharacterized protein LOC143412936, which produces MGHMEDTDMGTDLVLVVVKAKDPAKGTGTDMGMDTDMDMDMDTRTRKRTRKRTNISTSTVTSMATVTRKERTATGLPAAPAAATPTRWKKPGNLHAPVSSF
- the LOC106674664 gene encoding uncharacterized protein LOC106674664 produces the protein MDMVMGMVMATVMDTTVMDTTVMTMDIMVMTMDIMVTGMAMDIMVTGMAMDIMVTTTSINMATSMVIATRKEKSVMGPPAAPAAVTLTRRLLHETHSTWKSS